The sequence below is a genomic window from Paenibacillus sp. DCT19.
CTGAACCGCTTTGGGTTCGAACTTCTTCGTATCGATATTCTGATCCTTCATACAGCTACGAATAACAGATAATTGATCAGATGAGTCCAAAATACTGAAGTTAGGTGTAAAACCGATTCGTTCAATGTCACGGCGCAAAATACGCACACACATGGAGTGGAATGTGGATACCCAGATGTCGCGGCCTTGAGAGCCACCTACGAGTTGGGATACCCGATCCTGCATCTCCCGGGCTGCTTTGTTCGTAAAGGTAATTGCCAGAATGCCCCAAGGGGGTGCTTTGCGTGTTGCGATAAGGTAGGCAATCCGGTGCGTAAGCACTCGGGTCTTACCACTTCCCGCTCCTGCCATAATCAGCAGCGGCCCATCCGTCGCCTCGACGGCTTGTCGCTGTGGGGTGTTAAGCCGTGCCACGGCATCATGTATATTAATAGGTTGCATGCATGCATGCTCCTTTCGTTGATTAATCTTATAAAGGGTGCTAGGGGTTACACTTGTCACTCCGAGTGCAGTAGCATCTTCCGATCGTCGTTATCCCCAGATTTTTTGATCCCCTTTGTCAAAGGGAAAATCCGGTGATAAATACGAACACTTCGTTTCTCCAGATCGCTTCTGCACTCTCCGTTCGGGTGTAAACATCGTATCCTTATATTTTGGTGTTAGGTAAAAAAAACCAGAAAACTGTAGTAACTTTTCAGTTGTAAAAAGGGACACTTCGTTTTCTCAAATCGCCCCTCAATCTACATTTCTGTCTGAAACATAAATCGTGAATGCAATTGTTGAAAGAGGTTTGAAACCCCTAATTGCGATATTACTAAGTTATAAAGGGCAAAGTTCTATTTTAACAGATTCGAAGAGGGATGTGGGGGAATGGTAAACTAAACCGCTTAAACCGATTGTTTCACAGCCTGCACAGTTTCCAGCGCCTTCTGTAAATCACTATAAATGATGTTCCCTACAACAACGGTATCTGCAACTTGAGCAGCTTGTCCTGCTTTCTCCGCCGTATCGATTCCGCCGCCATAGATAAGATGTGCCCGATCCAGTTGTCTGTGCACCTCACCGACCAGTTCCATGTTGCCAAACGTACCGCTGTACTCCATGTATACAATAGGCAGGTGAAGCAATCGCTCCGCAGCCTGAGCATAAGCAACGGCAGCCTCTGTCGTTAGCTCGGTATCCGCTCCGGTGAGTCGTGCCACAGTGGAGTTCGCATGTAGCACAACGTACCCCTCAGCAATAAGCAAATCCCACGGGATCAGATAACCATAACGCTCTATCGCCTGCTGGTGCTGTCCAATGATCCATTTGTTATCTGTCGCATTCAGCACGATGGGAATGAGATAACCGTCAAATCCAGGGACGACCGCCTCCAGATCGGATACTTCAAGCACACACGGCAGCTCATAACGACGAATACGAGACATGAGATCTACGGTGTTGTCATACGTAATCCCTGAAGAACCTCCCACGATGATCGCATCCGTTCCAGACATACATACCTTGTCCAATGCTTCATCTGATATTTCTCGATCCTGGTCGAGCTTAAAAACATGTCTCCACTGCTTAATCATGTCTATCAACGAACATTCCTCCAGAGGTTCTTCTCTATCCTTTTGAAGCTTATAAACTCAGTCTAAGTCAGCAGGGAGTGAGTGTCAATGTTCGCATAAAAAGGGGAACAAAAAATTACAGACTCTCCCCACATGTTCAGGAGTAATCTGTAATTTTTTGTAAGAAAATCCATTAAACATAAATTAGGGTCGCCAGGCAAACCTCGTGTTCATCTGCTCCAATTCTTGTTCGGTCAGGATATCGGAATAGACGCCATACACGCCCCATTTTTCATAGCTCGCTACTTGATCTGTATCATTGATAGTGTGTACATAGGTAACCGCTCCAGCTTTGTTCAGCTTGGCGACGAAGTTCTGATTCACCTTATATTCAGGCATTGTTACTGCATCAATATCATTCTTTTGCACAAAATCGACCACCTGAGCCTCTGTATCCGGGGTAGCATATAACGTATAAATAATGGAAGGAAATGCATAGACCTCTTTCACCGTTTGCAGCATCGGCTCGTTATAGATCTGAACTACAATGCGATCAAGCACTTCTGAATCATACTTCTTACCCGCATTCACTAAGGATTGCAGAACCTGCTTAATATCTTCGTCCTTCTGCTCCTTGGTGTCTGTCACAATGTACATGTCCGGGTAATGGGCGAGCACATCCACAATGCCTTCTGCATCCATCGGTTGATACATGCCGAGAATTGGCGTGTTCATAAATTCATCATACGTCAGTCGCTCTGCCTGCTTCTCTTCAGGAAGTTCTTCATCCTGTCCTAACATTTTGCTCATATTCGCTGTCCATTCATGTCTAGCCACTGTTTTGCGATCAGATGTCAGCATAAAATCAATTTCAAACACACGTGTGCCTTTCTCGTAATTCGCAATCATCGCCTCATAAGCGTTGGTGTAAGGTTGATCCCGAATACTTCCCATGGCATGGGCAATTAAACGGTATGCTGTAAAGCCTTCCCGTTGCTCCTCACTCTGACGATCATAGGCAAAAAAGAGCATACCTACGGTAACGAGAAGTAATGTAAGAACTGCGGCGATGCGTTTCATAGGGCATTCACTTCCTTAAGTGAGTGATAGTATAGAAGATTAAGCGGATTGGTCATCTATCATCTGGATTAGGATTGCGCGCATTACGCGAATACACAATTGCTTTTTGGTAACTAACTACCCTGATATGAGAGGTATCAAACAAAAAAGCCGCCCATAGGCGACTGTTAAATGAAGGAATGTGGCTGAGCTATCCATTCTTCTGTACATCTTTTAACTCTTGTAAAAAAGCAATCAAAGCTTCTCTCCAAGGTCTGAGTAATTGTAAACGGTTCGTCCGGAGCGCCAGATGATCCATCACAGAATAGGAGGGACGCGGAGCTGGTCGGGGGAACTTCTCTGTGGAGCACGGTATTAGTGTGGCCTTCAGATGAAAATCATCCTGCTTCGCTGCTTCTTCCGCAATCGCCTTGGCGAATTCATACCATGTACACGTTCCCGTGTTGGACACATGATAAATGCCATACTGCTCACTTAGAGCGAGGACGCTCACAAGATTAGCAAGATCC
It includes:
- a CDS encoding heptaprenylglyceryl phosphate synthase — protein: MIDMIKQWRHVFKLDQDREISDEALDKVCMSGTDAIIVGGSSGITYDNTVDLMSRIRRYELPCVLEVSDLEAVVPGFDGYLIPIVLNATDNKWIIGQHQQAIERYGYLIPWDLLIAEGYVVLHANSTVARLTGADTELTTEAAVAYAQAAERLLHLPIVYMEYSGTFGNMELVGEVHRQLDRAHLIYGGGIDTAEKAGQAAQVADTVVVGNIIYSDLQKALETVQAVKQSV
- a CDS encoding phosphatidylinositol-specific phospholipase C/glycerophosphodiester phosphodiesterase family protein; protein product: MKRIAAVLTLLLVTVGMLFFAYDRQSEEQREGFTAYRLIAHAMGSIRDQPYTNAYEAMIANYEKGTRVFEIDFMLTSDRKTVARHEWTANMSKMLGQDEELPEEKQAERLTYDEFMNTPILGMYQPMDAEGIVDVLAHYPDMYIVTDTKEQKDEDIKQVLQSLVNAGKKYDSEVLDRIVVQIYNEPMLQTVKEVYAFPSIIYTLYATPDTEAQVVDFVQKNDIDAVTMPEYKVNQNFVAKLNKAGAVTYVHTINDTDQVASYEKWGVYGVYSDILTEQELEQMNTRFAWRP